The proteins below come from a single Malus sylvestris chromosome 3, drMalSylv7.2, whole genome shotgun sequence genomic window:
- the LOC126615211 gene encoding ubiquitin carboxyl-terminal hydrolase 8 isoform X4, with product MPYMCQAQQLHLLATAPNLGCPHVWLKDNPVEFFKRACKIFSVESEMIRIWDFSGLTNLYFINERAKSPRDFQWESDEILLELQVYGFSDSLKCRERKKDEIATQHSTIANSRSGASVMMNGSAGITNSNFIRSLWGSSCETCSIGLTGLQNLGNTCFMNSSIQCLAHTPKLVDYFLGNYGREINPDNPLGMNGEIALAFGDLLRKLWAPGATPVAPRLFKSKLSRFAPQFNGFNQHDSQELLAFLLDGLHEDLNRVKCKPYVEVKDSDGRSDEEVADEYWENHLARNDSIIVDVCQGQYKSTLVCPVCKKVSVTFDPFMYLSLPLPSTMMRTMTLSVVNTDGHSQPSQYTITVPKHGKLEDLIQGLSVACSLGIDETFLVAEIYNNRIIRYLEEPTDSLSLIRDQDKLVAYRSMKDVEQVPLVVFMHQLMEEQHMHGKLTSSFGIPLVSRLPNSASGSDICNLYLKLLKPFQTPAKDSQECFDSSRGTILEEVTRTEDSIPPVKDGGVNPCNGNGADSPFDSEFKFYITDEKGISKDKKILMKEIEERKETKRLNVLVCWPKKYIEQYDTRLLSSLPEVFKTGLFAKKPQESVSLYKCLEAFLKEEPLGPEDMWYCPGCKKHCQASKKLDLWRLPEILVIHLKRFSYSRFFKNKLETYVDFPIDDLELSTYIAHKSGQLCNRYMLYAVSNHFGGMGGGHYTAFVHHGGDRWYDFDDSHVKPISQDKIKSSSAYVIFYRRVVEV from the exons ATGCCATATATGTGTCAGGCCCAACAGCTTCATCTACTTGCCACAGCACCCAATTTAGGTTGTCCACATGTTTGGCTCAAG GATAATCCAGTCGAGTTCTTCAAGAGAGCCTGCAAAATCTTTAGTGTGGAGTCTGAGATG ATACGCATCTGGGACTTTTCGGGGCtgacaaacttatattttataaatGAAAGAGCCAAGTCTCCTAGAGACTTTCAATGGGAGTCAGATGAG ATACTGTTGGAGTTGCAAGTTTATGGGTTCTCAGATTCCCTTAAGTGCAGGGAAAGGAAAAAAGATGAGATAGCCACGCAACATTCGACCATCGCAAATTCCCGTTCTGGTGCTTCAGTTATGATGAATGGTTCTGCTGGAATCACAAATTCTAACTTCATCCGTTCATTATGGGGAAGCTCTTGCGAAACCTGTTCTATAGGATTGACAGGATTACAAAACCTTGGAAATACTTGTTTCATGAATAGTTCCATCCAGTGTTTAGCGCACACTCCAAAGCTTGTTGACTATTTTCTTGGAAATTATGGTAGAGAAATAAATCCAGACAATCCGTTGGGCATGAAT GGGGAGATTGCTTTAGCTTTTGGAGATCTGTTAAGGAAGTTATGGGCCCCTGGAGCAACTCCAGTAGCCCCAAGGCTGTTTAAGTCAAAACTTTCTCGATTTGCTCCACAGTTTAATGGCTTTAATCAACATGATTCCCAA GAGCTCCTGGCTTTTTTGCTGGATGGACTTCATGAGGATCTTAATCGTGTAAAATGCAAGCCTTATGTAGAAGTCAAGGATAGTGATGGTCGATCAGATGAAGAGGTAGCTGATGAATATTGGGAAAATCATTTAGCCCGCAATGACTCAATAATTGTTGATGTGTGCCAA GGTCAATATAAATCAACATTAGTTTGTCCTGTTTGCAAAAAGGTCTCTGTTACATTTGATCCATTTATGTACCTCTCGCTTCCATTGCCTTCAACAATGATGCGGACAATGACTTTATCAGTTGTCAATACCGATGGGCATTCTCAACCATCTCAATATACCATTACTGTACCCAAGCATGGAAAACTAGAAGATCTCATCCAGGGTTTAAGTGTTGCATGCTCATTGGGGATTGATGAAACCTTTTTGGTAGCCGAG ATATACAACAATCGCATTATACGCTATCTTGAGGAACCAACTGATTCATTATCTTTAATTAGAGATCAAGACAAGCTAGTTGCTTATCGGTCGATGAAAGATGTTGAGCAAGTCCCCTTGGTTGTGTTCATGCATCAGCTGATGGAGGA GCAGCACATGCATGGGAAACTGACCTCTAGCTTTGGAATTCCTCTTGTATCAAGGCTACCCAATTCTGCTAGCGGATCCGATATATGcaatttatacttaaaattaCTAAAGCCATTTCAAACACCTGCAAAAGATTCCCAAGAATGTTTTGATAGTTCAAGGGGCACCATTCTTGAAGAAGTCACTAGAACAGAGGATTCCATACCTCCTGTTAAAGACGGCGGTGTGAACCCCTGTAATGGAAATGGGGCTGACTCACCCTTTGATtctgaatttaaattttacataacaGATGAAAAGGGAATTTCCAAGGATAAAAAGATACTAATGAAGGAGATAGAAGAGAGGAAAGAGACTAAGCGGTTGAATGTTCTTGTATGTTGGCCAAAAAAATACATCGAACAATATGATACTCGCCTTCTTAGCTCATTGCCGGAGGTTTTCAAGACTGGCCTCTTTGCAAAAAAACCTCAAGAGTCTGTTTCTCTGTACAAGTGCCTTGAAGCATTCTTGAAGGAAGAGCCTCTTGGACCAGAAGACATGTG GTATTGTCCTGGCTGCAAAAAACACTGTCAAGCCAGCAAGAAGTTGGATCTATGGAGACTGCCGGAGATCTTGGTCATTCATTTGAAGAGGTTCTCATATAGTCGGTTTTTTAAGAACAAGCTAGAGACATATGTTGACTTCCCTATTGACGATCTTGAGTTGTCAACATATATTGCCCACAAGAGTGGCCAGTTATGCAATCGTTACATGCTCTATGCAGTTAGTAATCACTTTGGAGGCATGGGAGGTGGTCATTATACTGCATTTGTCCAC CATGGGGGTGATCGGTGGTATGACTTCGATGATAGCCACGTTAAACCTATCAGTCAGGACAAGATAAAGTCTTCATCTGCTTATGTTATTTTCTACAGAAGAGTTGTGGAAGTGTGA
- the LOC126615211 gene encoding ubiquitin carboxyl-terminal hydrolase 8 isoform X2, with protein sequence MKLINNIFNSDLVFNLRREDDGVRSGENVEVGVSGRDYALVPGEMWVQALRWHSDSKVAVKGSKSFSAAEDDITDVYPLQLRLFVSRETNSLGVKVTKKDNPVEFFKRACKIFSVESEMIRIWDFSGLTNLYFINERAKSPRDFQWESDEILLELQVYGFSDSLKCRERKKDEIATQHSTIANSRSGASVMMNGSAGITNSNFIRSLWGSSCETCSIGLTGLQNLGNTCFMNSSIQCLAHTPKLVDYFLGNYGREINPDNPLGMNGEIALAFGDLLRKLWAPGATPVAPRLFKSKLSRFAPQFNGFNQHDSQELLAFLLDGLHEDLNRVKCKPYVEVKDSDGRSDEEVADEYWENHLARNDSIIVDVCQGQYKSTLVCPVCKKVSVTFDPFMYLSLPLPSTMMRTMTLSVVNTDGHSQPSQYTITVPKHGKLEDLIQGLSVACSLGIDETFLVAEIYNNRIIRYLEEPTDSLSLIRDQDKLVAYRSMKDVEQVPLVVFMHQLMEEQHMHGKLTSSFGIPLVSRLPNSASGSDICNLYLKLLKPFQTPAKDSQECFDSSRGTILEEVTRTEDSIPPVKDGGVNPCNGNGADSPFDSEFKFYITDEKGISKDKKILMKEIEERKETKRLNVLVCWPKKYIEQYDTRLLSSLPEVFKTGLFAKKPQESVSLYKCLEAFLKEEPLGPEDMWYCPGCKKHCQASKKLDLWRLPEILVIHLKRFSYSRFFKNKLETYVDFPIDDLELSTYIAHKSGQLCNRYMLYAVSNHFGGMGGGHYTAFVHHGGDRWYDFDDSHVKPISQDKIKSSSAYVIFYRRVVEV encoded by the exons ATGAAGCTTATCAACAACATTTTCAACTCAGATCTTGTGTTCAATCTCAGGAGAGAGGATGATGGTGTACGGAGTGGTGAAAATGTCGAAGTCGGTGTCTCAGGCCGAGACTACGCATTGGTGCCCGGAGAAATGTGGGTTCAGGCACTCAGATG GCATAGTGATTCTAAAGTTGCGGTGAAGGGCAGTAAGAGTTTTTCAGCTGCGGAAGATGACATCACCGATGTCTATCCACTGCAACTCAGACTTTTTGTTTCACGAGAAACAAATTCATTGGGAGTAAAGGTTACAAAAAAG GATAATCCAGTCGAGTTCTTCAAGAGAGCCTGCAAAATCTTTAGTGTGGAGTCTGAGATG ATACGCATCTGGGACTTTTCGGGGCtgacaaacttatattttataaatGAAAGAGCCAAGTCTCCTAGAGACTTTCAATGGGAGTCAGATGAG ATACTGTTGGAGTTGCAAGTTTATGGGTTCTCAGATTCCCTTAAGTGCAGGGAAAGGAAAAAAGATGAGATAGCCACGCAACATTCGACCATCGCAAATTCCCGTTCTGGTGCTTCAGTTATGATGAATGGTTCTGCTGGAATCACAAATTCTAACTTCATCCGTTCATTATGGGGAAGCTCTTGCGAAACCTGTTCTATAGGATTGACAGGATTACAAAACCTTGGAAATACTTGTTTCATGAATAGTTCCATCCAGTGTTTAGCGCACACTCCAAAGCTTGTTGACTATTTTCTTGGAAATTATGGTAGAGAAATAAATCCAGACAATCCGTTGGGCATGAAT GGGGAGATTGCTTTAGCTTTTGGAGATCTGTTAAGGAAGTTATGGGCCCCTGGAGCAACTCCAGTAGCCCCAAGGCTGTTTAAGTCAAAACTTTCTCGATTTGCTCCACAGTTTAATGGCTTTAATCAACATGATTCCCAA GAGCTCCTGGCTTTTTTGCTGGATGGACTTCATGAGGATCTTAATCGTGTAAAATGCAAGCCTTATGTAGAAGTCAAGGATAGTGATGGTCGATCAGATGAAGAGGTAGCTGATGAATATTGGGAAAATCATTTAGCCCGCAATGACTCAATAATTGTTGATGTGTGCCAA GGTCAATATAAATCAACATTAGTTTGTCCTGTTTGCAAAAAGGTCTCTGTTACATTTGATCCATTTATGTACCTCTCGCTTCCATTGCCTTCAACAATGATGCGGACAATGACTTTATCAGTTGTCAATACCGATGGGCATTCTCAACCATCTCAATATACCATTACTGTACCCAAGCATGGAAAACTAGAAGATCTCATCCAGGGTTTAAGTGTTGCATGCTCATTGGGGATTGATGAAACCTTTTTGGTAGCCGAG ATATACAACAATCGCATTATACGCTATCTTGAGGAACCAACTGATTCATTATCTTTAATTAGAGATCAAGACAAGCTAGTTGCTTATCGGTCGATGAAAGATGTTGAGCAAGTCCCCTTGGTTGTGTTCATGCATCAGCTGATGGAGGA GCAGCACATGCATGGGAAACTGACCTCTAGCTTTGGAATTCCTCTTGTATCAAGGCTACCCAATTCTGCTAGCGGATCCGATATATGcaatttatacttaaaattaCTAAAGCCATTTCAAACACCTGCAAAAGATTCCCAAGAATGTTTTGATAGTTCAAGGGGCACCATTCTTGAAGAAGTCACTAGAACAGAGGATTCCATACCTCCTGTTAAAGACGGCGGTGTGAACCCCTGTAATGGAAATGGGGCTGACTCACCCTTTGATtctgaatttaaattttacataacaGATGAAAAGGGAATTTCCAAGGATAAAAAGATACTAATGAAGGAGATAGAAGAGAGGAAAGAGACTAAGCGGTTGAATGTTCTTGTATGTTGGCCAAAAAAATACATCGAACAATATGATACTCGCCTTCTTAGCTCATTGCCGGAGGTTTTCAAGACTGGCCTCTTTGCAAAAAAACCTCAAGAGTCTGTTTCTCTGTACAAGTGCCTTGAAGCATTCTTGAAGGAAGAGCCTCTTGGACCAGAAGACATGTG GTATTGTCCTGGCTGCAAAAAACACTGTCAAGCCAGCAAGAAGTTGGATCTATGGAGACTGCCGGAGATCTTGGTCATTCATTTGAAGAGGTTCTCATATAGTCGGTTTTTTAAGAACAAGCTAGAGACATATGTTGACTTCCCTATTGACGATCTTGAGTTGTCAACATATATTGCCCACAAGAGTGGCCAGTTATGCAATCGTTACATGCTCTATGCAGTTAGTAATCACTTTGGAGGCATGGGAGGTGGTCATTATACTGCATTTGTCCAC CATGGGGGTGATCGGTGGTATGACTTCGATGATAGCCACGTTAAACCTATCAGTCAGGACAAGATAAAGTCTTCATCTGCTTATGTTATTTTCTACAGAAGAGTTGTGGAAGTGTGA
- the LOC126615211 gene encoding ubiquitin carboxyl-terminal hydrolase 8 isoform X1, with translation MEGVALSEDLSDSTQRSDWDSDQRVYFIPYSWWRDAQESVLGDSDGKRGILYVTSQASSYAGPMKLINNIFNSDLVFNLRREDDGVRSGENVEVGVSGRDYALVPGEMWVQALRWHSDSKVAVKGSKSFSAAEDDITDVYPLQLRLFVSRETNSLGVKVTKKDNPVEFFKRACKIFSVESEMIRIWDFSGLTNLYFINERAKSPRDFQWESDEILLELQVYGFSDSLKCRERKKDEIATQHSTIANSRSGASVMMNGSAGITNSNFIRSLWGSSCETCSIGLTGLQNLGNTCFMNSSIQCLAHTPKLVDYFLGNYGREINPDNPLGMNGEIALAFGDLLRKLWAPGATPVAPRLFKSKLSRFAPQFNGFNQHDSQELLAFLLDGLHEDLNRVKCKPYVEVKDSDGRSDEEVADEYWENHLARNDSIIVDVCQGQYKSTLVCPVCKKVSVTFDPFMYLSLPLPSTMMRTMTLSVVNTDGHSQPSQYTITVPKHGKLEDLIQGLSVACSLGIDETFLVAEIYNNRIIRYLEEPTDSLSLIRDQDKLVAYRSMKDVEQVPLVVFMHQLMEEQHMHGKLTSSFGIPLVSRLPNSASGSDICNLYLKLLKPFQTPAKDSQECFDSSRGTILEEVTRTEDSIPPVKDGGVNPCNGNGADSPFDSEFKFYITDEKGISKDKKILMKEIEERKETKRLNVLVCWPKKYIEQYDTRLLSSLPEVFKTGLFAKKPQESVSLYKCLEAFLKEEPLGPEDMWYCPGCKKHCQASKKLDLWRLPEILVIHLKRFSYSRFFKNKLETYVDFPIDDLELSTYIAHKSGQLCNRYMLYAVSNHFGGMGGGHYTAFVHHGGDRWYDFDDSHVKPISQDKIKSSSAYVIFYRRVVEV, from the exons ATGGAGGGCGTTGCTCTCTCTGAAGATCTCTCCGATTCCACTCAGCGTTCCGACTGGGACAGCGACCAGAGAGTCTACTTCATTCCCTACAG TTGGTGGAGAGATGCACAGGAATCGGTTTTGGGCGATTCGGATGGGAAGAGAGGGATTTTGTACGTGACGTCGCAGGCTTCTTCGTATGCGGGCCCTATGAAGCTTATCAACAACATTTTCAACTCAGATCTTGTGTTCAATCTCAGGAGAGAGGATGATGGTGTACGGAGTGGTGAAAATGTCGAAGTCGGTGTCTCAGGCCGAGACTACGCATTGGTGCCCGGAGAAATGTGGGTTCAGGCACTCAGATG GCATAGTGATTCTAAAGTTGCGGTGAAGGGCAGTAAGAGTTTTTCAGCTGCGGAAGATGACATCACCGATGTCTATCCACTGCAACTCAGACTTTTTGTTTCACGAGAAACAAATTCATTGGGAGTAAAGGTTACAAAAAAG GATAATCCAGTCGAGTTCTTCAAGAGAGCCTGCAAAATCTTTAGTGTGGAGTCTGAGATG ATACGCATCTGGGACTTTTCGGGGCtgacaaacttatattttataaatGAAAGAGCCAAGTCTCCTAGAGACTTTCAATGGGAGTCAGATGAG ATACTGTTGGAGTTGCAAGTTTATGGGTTCTCAGATTCCCTTAAGTGCAGGGAAAGGAAAAAAGATGAGATAGCCACGCAACATTCGACCATCGCAAATTCCCGTTCTGGTGCTTCAGTTATGATGAATGGTTCTGCTGGAATCACAAATTCTAACTTCATCCGTTCATTATGGGGAAGCTCTTGCGAAACCTGTTCTATAGGATTGACAGGATTACAAAACCTTGGAAATACTTGTTTCATGAATAGTTCCATCCAGTGTTTAGCGCACACTCCAAAGCTTGTTGACTATTTTCTTGGAAATTATGGTAGAGAAATAAATCCAGACAATCCGTTGGGCATGAAT GGGGAGATTGCTTTAGCTTTTGGAGATCTGTTAAGGAAGTTATGGGCCCCTGGAGCAACTCCAGTAGCCCCAAGGCTGTTTAAGTCAAAACTTTCTCGATTTGCTCCACAGTTTAATGGCTTTAATCAACATGATTCCCAA GAGCTCCTGGCTTTTTTGCTGGATGGACTTCATGAGGATCTTAATCGTGTAAAATGCAAGCCTTATGTAGAAGTCAAGGATAGTGATGGTCGATCAGATGAAGAGGTAGCTGATGAATATTGGGAAAATCATTTAGCCCGCAATGACTCAATAATTGTTGATGTGTGCCAA GGTCAATATAAATCAACATTAGTTTGTCCTGTTTGCAAAAAGGTCTCTGTTACATTTGATCCATTTATGTACCTCTCGCTTCCATTGCCTTCAACAATGATGCGGACAATGACTTTATCAGTTGTCAATACCGATGGGCATTCTCAACCATCTCAATATACCATTACTGTACCCAAGCATGGAAAACTAGAAGATCTCATCCAGGGTTTAAGTGTTGCATGCTCATTGGGGATTGATGAAACCTTTTTGGTAGCCGAG ATATACAACAATCGCATTATACGCTATCTTGAGGAACCAACTGATTCATTATCTTTAATTAGAGATCAAGACAAGCTAGTTGCTTATCGGTCGATGAAAGATGTTGAGCAAGTCCCCTTGGTTGTGTTCATGCATCAGCTGATGGAGGA GCAGCACATGCATGGGAAACTGACCTCTAGCTTTGGAATTCCTCTTGTATCAAGGCTACCCAATTCTGCTAGCGGATCCGATATATGcaatttatacttaaaattaCTAAAGCCATTTCAAACACCTGCAAAAGATTCCCAAGAATGTTTTGATAGTTCAAGGGGCACCATTCTTGAAGAAGTCACTAGAACAGAGGATTCCATACCTCCTGTTAAAGACGGCGGTGTGAACCCCTGTAATGGAAATGGGGCTGACTCACCCTTTGATtctgaatttaaattttacataacaGATGAAAAGGGAATTTCCAAGGATAAAAAGATACTAATGAAGGAGATAGAAGAGAGGAAAGAGACTAAGCGGTTGAATGTTCTTGTATGTTGGCCAAAAAAATACATCGAACAATATGATACTCGCCTTCTTAGCTCATTGCCGGAGGTTTTCAAGACTGGCCTCTTTGCAAAAAAACCTCAAGAGTCTGTTTCTCTGTACAAGTGCCTTGAAGCATTCTTGAAGGAAGAGCCTCTTGGACCAGAAGACATGTG GTATTGTCCTGGCTGCAAAAAACACTGTCAAGCCAGCAAGAAGTTGGATCTATGGAGACTGCCGGAGATCTTGGTCATTCATTTGAAGAGGTTCTCATATAGTCGGTTTTTTAAGAACAAGCTAGAGACATATGTTGACTTCCCTATTGACGATCTTGAGTTGTCAACATATATTGCCCACAAGAGTGGCCAGTTATGCAATCGTTACATGCTCTATGCAGTTAGTAATCACTTTGGAGGCATGGGAGGTGGTCATTATACTGCATTTGTCCAC CATGGGGGTGATCGGTGGTATGACTTCGATGATAGCCACGTTAAACCTATCAGTCAGGACAAGATAAAGTCTTCATCTGCTTATGTTATTTTCTACAGAAGAGTTGTGGAAGTGTGA
- the LOC126615211 gene encoding ubiquitin carboxyl-terminal hydrolase 8 isoform X3, producing MEGVALSEDLSDSTQRSDWDSDQRVYFIPYSWWRDAQESVLGDSDGKRGILYVTSQASSYAGPMKLINNIFNSDLVFNLRREDDGVRSGENVEVGVSGRDYALVPGEMWVQALRWHSDSKVAVKGSKSFSAAEDDITDVYPLQLRLFVSRETNSLGVKVTKKDNPVEFFKRACKIFSVESEMIRIWDFSGLTNLYFINERAKSPRDFQWESDEILLELQVYGFSDSLKCRERKKDEIATQHSTIANSRSGASVMMNGSAGITNSNFIRSLWGSSCETCSIGLTGLQNLGNTCFMNSSIQCLAHTPKLVDYFLGNYGREINPDNPLGMNGEIALAFGDLLRKLWAPGATPVAPRLFKSKLSRFAPQFNGFNQHDSQELLAFLLDGLHEDLNRVKCKPYVEVKDSDGRSDEEVADEYWENHLARNDSIIVDVCQGQYKSTLVCPVCKKVSVTFDPFMYLSLPLPSTMMRTMTLSVVNTDGHSQPSQYTITVPKHGKLEDLIQGLSVACSLGIDETFLVAEIYNNRIIRYLEEPTDSLSLIRDQDKLVAYRSMKDVEQVPLVVFMHQLMEEQHMHGKLTSSFGIPLVSRLPNSASGSDICNLYLKLLKPFQTPAKDSQECFDSSRGTILEEVTRTEDSIPPVKDGGVNPCNGNGADSPFDSEFKFYITDEKGISKDKKILMKEIEERKETKRLNVLVCWPKKYIEQYDTRLLSSLPEVFKTGLFAKKPQESVSLYKCLEAFLKEEPLGPEDMWSVGIVLAAKNTVKPARSWIYGDCRRSWSFI from the exons ATGGAGGGCGTTGCTCTCTCTGAAGATCTCTCCGATTCCACTCAGCGTTCCGACTGGGACAGCGACCAGAGAGTCTACTTCATTCCCTACAG TTGGTGGAGAGATGCACAGGAATCGGTTTTGGGCGATTCGGATGGGAAGAGAGGGATTTTGTACGTGACGTCGCAGGCTTCTTCGTATGCGGGCCCTATGAAGCTTATCAACAACATTTTCAACTCAGATCTTGTGTTCAATCTCAGGAGAGAGGATGATGGTGTACGGAGTGGTGAAAATGTCGAAGTCGGTGTCTCAGGCCGAGACTACGCATTGGTGCCCGGAGAAATGTGGGTTCAGGCACTCAGATG GCATAGTGATTCTAAAGTTGCGGTGAAGGGCAGTAAGAGTTTTTCAGCTGCGGAAGATGACATCACCGATGTCTATCCACTGCAACTCAGACTTTTTGTTTCACGAGAAACAAATTCATTGGGAGTAAAGGTTACAAAAAAG GATAATCCAGTCGAGTTCTTCAAGAGAGCCTGCAAAATCTTTAGTGTGGAGTCTGAGATG ATACGCATCTGGGACTTTTCGGGGCtgacaaacttatattttataaatGAAAGAGCCAAGTCTCCTAGAGACTTTCAATGGGAGTCAGATGAG ATACTGTTGGAGTTGCAAGTTTATGGGTTCTCAGATTCCCTTAAGTGCAGGGAAAGGAAAAAAGATGAGATAGCCACGCAACATTCGACCATCGCAAATTCCCGTTCTGGTGCTTCAGTTATGATGAATGGTTCTGCTGGAATCACAAATTCTAACTTCATCCGTTCATTATGGGGAAGCTCTTGCGAAACCTGTTCTATAGGATTGACAGGATTACAAAACCTTGGAAATACTTGTTTCATGAATAGTTCCATCCAGTGTTTAGCGCACACTCCAAAGCTTGTTGACTATTTTCTTGGAAATTATGGTAGAGAAATAAATCCAGACAATCCGTTGGGCATGAAT GGGGAGATTGCTTTAGCTTTTGGAGATCTGTTAAGGAAGTTATGGGCCCCTGGAGCAACTCCAGTAGCCCCAAGGCTGTTTAAGTCAAAACTTTCTCGATTTGCTCCACAGTTTAATGGCTTTAATCAACATGATTCCCAA GAGCTCCTGGCTTTTTTGCTGGATGGACTTCATGAGGATCTTAATCGTGTAAAATGCAAGCCTTATGTAGAAGTCAAGGATAGTGATGGTCGATCAGATGAAGAGGTAGCTGATGAATATTGGGAAAATCATTTAGCCCGCAATGACTCAATAATTGTTGATGTGTGCCAA GGTCAATATAAATCAACATTAGTTTGTCCTGTTTGCAAAAAGGTCTCTGTTACATTTGATCCATTTATGTACCTCTCGCTTCCATTGCCTTCAACAATGATGCGGACAATGACTTTATCAGTTGTCAATACCGATGGGCATTCTCAACCATCTCAATATACCATTACTGTACCCAAGCATGGAAAACTAGAAGATCTCATCCAGGGTTTAAGTGTTGCATGCTCATTGGGGATTGATGAAACCTTTTTGGTAGCCGAG ATATACAACAATCGCATTATACGCTATCTTGAGGAACCAACTGATTCATTATCTTTAATTAGAGATCAAGACAAGCTAGTTGCTTATCGGTCGATGAAAGATGTTGAGCAAGTCCCCTTGGTTGTGTTCATGCATCAGCTGATGGAGGA GCAGCACATGCATGGGAAACTGACCTCTAGCTTTGGAATTCCTCTTGTATCAAGGCTACCCAATTCTGCTAGCGGATCCGATATATGcaatttatacttaaaattaCTAAAGCCATTTCAAACACCTGCAAAAGATTCCCAAGAATGTTTTGATAGTTCAAGGGGCACCATTCTTGAAGAAGTCACTAGAACAGAGGATTCCATACCTCCTGTTAAAGACGGCGGTGTGAACCCCTGTAATGGAAATGGGGCTGACTCACCCTTTGATtctgaatttaaattttacataacaGATGAAAAGGGAATTTCCAAGGATAAAAAGATACTAATGAAGGAGATAGAAGAGAGGAAAGAGACTAAGCGGTTGAATGTTCTTGTATGTTGGCCAAAAAAATACATCGAACAATATGATACTCGCCTTCTTAGCTCATTGCCGGAGGTTTTCAAGACTGGCCTCTTTGCAAAAAAACCTCAAGAGTCTGTTTCTCTGTACAAGTGCCTTGAAGCATTCTTGAAGGAAGAGCCTCTTGGACCAGAAGACATGTGGTCAGTGG GTATTGTCCTGGCTGCAAAAAACACTGTCAAGCCAGCAAGAAGTTGGATCTATGGAGACTGCCGGAGATCTTGGTCATTCATTTGA